A portion of the Mesobacillus sp. AQ2 genome contains these proteins:
- a CDS encoding DEAD/DEAH box helicase translates to MKQIETIYQQAVENTKNKVMEDIAKFLGEQESLPELEEYLKTRATYINQIWLNVWLTKSTNDFSKRDKKEFLSERDYIVEGVDRKLINKLFRNEIRSYQPFDPKDWIASAISEDNWPDLYEQSRKKFLKKKEEDRLLEKKAKIIETIYQHAQTVLNDFQELAYLRIRHSMAVELKRIFQEESKYKDIDTFMLEEKLTVIGSFNTEDYRTMADFFDELTGQIHQTSHWGRYYFEYETYQYHFEKAVLEYFSGIAAEKVLECLDQELINGYQVAFDDSLSIPEIWRSISDLAEIYIDGFMYKLQEEYISDLLRLQDITFDYETHQEIYEKDLAERKRRRVEEQAELERKREEEARMMEDIFGREYNPSLRRNVRYILHIGETNTGKTHQALERMKQAKSGLYLAPLRLLALEVYEKLNAEGVPCSLKTGEEEKPVSGANHISCTVEMFHEKDFYHVVVIDESQMIADKDRGFSWFKAITKANAEEVHIIGSKNIKAMMMDLLDDGVAEIYEYTREIPLQVENKEFSLKNTKKGDALVCFSRKQVLENAAKLQNSGRQVSMIYGSMPPETRKKQIDRFINGETSVVVATDAIGMGLNLPIRRIVFLENEKFDGTRRRRLTSQEIKQIAGRAGRKGIYNVGRVAFTSEIDLMSRLLEKEDKLVETFSIAPTSAIFERFQKYHRTLAVFFELWDQFESPKGTNKASLSEERELYEYVRDTEIEARLPMMELYGFLHLPFSSREPALIEQWLETIKAIVAGYELPEPPVKTASLEELELSYKAIGLHLLFLYKLGRKTEAIYWERVRTELSDEVHEFLKAEVKNYKKKCRHCGKGIHTDSPYQICDACHAARYRKRSAPKDRWR, encoded by the coding sequence ATGAAACAAATTGAAACAATTTATCAGCAAGCAGTTGAGAATACGAAAAATAAGGTCATGGAAGACATTGCGAAATTCCTTGGCGAACAAGAGAGTCTTCCTGAATTGGAAGAATACCTGAAAACAAGAGCCACATATATTAACCAGATTTGGCTGAATGTTTGGCTGACGAAATCGACAAATGACTTTTCAAAGCGTGATAAAAAGGAATTTTTAAGTGAGCGGGATTATATTGTTGAAGGTGTCGACCGTAAACTCATCAATAAGCTTTTCAGGAATGAAATAAGAAGCTATCAGCCTTTTGACCCGAAAGATTGGATTGCTTCGGCCATCAGTGAGGACAACTGGCCTGATTTGTACGAGCAATCAAGAAAGAAGTTCCTGAAGAAAAAGGAAGAAGATCGCTTGCTTGAAAAAAAGGCCAAAATCATTGAAACGATCTATCAACATGCCCAGACAGTTTTAAATGATTTCCAGGAACTTGCCTATTTAAGAATCAGACATAGTATGGCTGTCGAGCTTAAAAGAATTTTTCAGGAAGAATCAAAATACAAGGATATAGACACATTCATGCTCGAGGAAAAATTGACGGTGATTGGTTCGTTCAACACAGAAGACTACAGGACAATGGCCGATTTTTTTGATGAGCTGACAGGGCAAATTCATCAGACCTCTCACTGGGGCCGGTATTATTTTGAGTATGAAACCTACCAGTATCATTTCGAAAAAGCGGTACTGGAATATTTTTCAGGCATAGCAGCAGAGAAGGTGCTGGAATGTCTTGACCAGGAATTAATCAACGGTTATCAAGTTGCATTCGACGATTCATTATCTATTCCTGAGATCTGGAGAAGCATCAGTGATTTGGCCGAAATTTATATTGACGGTTTCATGTATAAGCTTCAGGAAGAGTATATCAGTGATCTTTTAAGGTTGCAGGATATTACATTTGATTATGAAACTCATCAGGAAATTTATGAAAAGGACCTGGCAGAAAGAAAGCGCAGGAGGGTGGAAGAACAGGCAGAACTTGAAAGGAAAAGAGAAGAAGAAGCCCGAATGATGGAAGATATTTTCGGCAGGGAATACAACCCTTCACTCAGGCGCAATGTCCGGTACATTTTGCATATCGGTGAAACCAATACCGGCAAAACCCACCAGGCACTTGAACGGATGAAACAAGCAAAAAGCGGCCTTTATCTCGCTCCTCTGCGGTTGCTTGCACTTGAGGTATACGAAAAATTAAATGCTGAGGGCGTTCCATGCTCATTAAAGACAGGGGAAGAAGAGAAACCAGTTTCAGGTGCAAACCATATTTCCTGTACAGTTGAAATGTTCCATGAAAAAGACTTTTACCATGTAGTGGTCATTGATGAATCCCAGATGATTGCTGATAAGGACCGTGGCTTCTCCTGGTTTAAAGCAATTACAAAAGCAAATGCGGAGGAAGTTCATATCATAGGCAGCAAAAATATCAAGGCAATGATGATGGATCTTCTCGATGATGGGGTGGCAGAAATATATGAATACACCCGGGAAATTCCTCTCCAGGTCGAAAACAAGGAATTCAGCCTTAAGAATACCAAGAAGGGCGATGCACTGGTTTGTTTCTCACGGAAACAGGTGCTTGAAAATGCAGCTAAATTGCAAAACAGCGGCCGCCAGGTCAGCATGATTTATGGCAGTATGCCGCCAGAAACAAGGAAAAAGCAAATAGATCGATTCATCAACGGAGAAACAAGTGTCGTTGTAGCTACTGATGCTATTGGCATGGGATTGAATTTGCCGATCAGGAGAATCGTCTTCCTTGAAAATGAAAAGTTTGATGGAACGAGGAGAAGGAGGCTGACTTCCCAGGAAATCAAGCAAATCGCTGGCCGTGCAGGAAGAAAGGGAATTTACAATGTAGGCAGAGTGGCTTTCACTTCAGAAATTGACTTGATGTCCAGGCTGCTTGAAAAAGAGGATAAACTTGTAGAGACCTTTTCTATCGCACCTACTTCAGCCATTTTTGAAAGGTTCCAGAAGTATCATCGAACGCTGGCTGTATTCTTCGAATTATGGGATCAGTTCGAGAGCCCAAAGGGCACAAACAAAGCTTCTCTGTCTGAAGAAAGAGAACTTTATGAATACGTGAGGGACACCGAAATCGAGGCAAGGCTGCCAATGATGGAGCTATACGGATTCCTGCATCTTCCTTTTTCATCGAGAGAGCCAGCGCTTATCGAACAGTGGCTGGAAACGATCAAGGCGATTGTTGCTGGATATGAGCTGCCTGAACCTCCTGTAAAAACGGCCAGTCTTGAAGAGCTCGAGCTTTCTTATAAAGCGATCGGACTCCACCTTTTGTTTTTATATAAACTGGGAAGAAAAACAGAGGCTATTTATTGGGAAAGGGTCCGTACAGAGTTAAGTGATGAAGTACATGAGTTCTTAAAGGCAGAGGTGAAAAATTATAAAAAGAAATGCAGGCACTGCGGGAAGGGAATCCACACTGACTCTCCTTACCAGATATGTGATGCCTGTCATGCTGCAAGATACAGGAAACGCAGTGCTCCAAAGGACCGGTGGAGATGA
- a CDS encoding pyruvate, water dikinase regulatory protein has translation MDMKEVVYVVSDSVGETAEFVVKAVATQFNGGQVDIRRNSYVEDEEDIEDILMMARQGHSIIAYTIVVPALKAYLDRRAKEEGIYAVDLLNPLMNAFEKKFNKEPNHRPGMMRKLDDEYFRKIEAIEFAVKYDDGRDPRGILRADIVLVGVSRTSKTPLSMYLAHKRYKVANVPIVPEVKPPDELFQIPRSKCVGLIISPDKLNEIRTERLKALGLGARANYASYERILEELDYAEKIMKRVGCPVINVSNKAIEETAGLILDILKSERS, from the coding sequence TTGGATATGAAGGAAGTTGTCTATGTGGTATCCGACTCAGTCGGGGAAACAGCAGAATTTGTAGTTAAAGCTGTGGCAACACAGTTTAACGGCGGGCAGGTTGATATAAGAAGGAATTCATATGTTGAGGATGAGGAAGACATTGAGGACATTTTGATGATGGCCAGGCAAGGACATTCAATCATCGCATATACCATTGTCGTACCCGCCCTAAAAGCCTATCTGGACCGGAGAGCAAAAGAAGAGGGGATTTACGCAGTTGATTTGTTGAATCCACTTATGAACGCGTTTGAAAAGAAGTTCAACAAAGAGCCTAACCATCGTCCCGGCATGATGCGTAAATTGGACGATGAATATTTCCGCAAGATCGAAGCCATCGAATTTGCCGTAAAGTATGATGATGGCCGTGATCCGCGCGGGATATTGAGGGCAGACATTGTTTTGGTCGGTGTTTCCAGAACATCGAAAACCCCATTGTCAATGTACCTGGCACATAAGCGCTACAAAGTAGCCAATGTACCGATCGTACCGGAGGTCAAACCGCCGGATGAATTATTCCAGATTCCAAGAAGCAAATGTGTAGGTTTGATCATTTCACCGGATAAGCTGAACGAAATCAGGACGGAAAGGCTGAAGGCGCTCGGACTTGGAGCCAGGGCGAATTATGCCAGCTATGAGCGAATTCTCGAAGAGCTGGATTACGCTGAAAAAATCATGAAACGTGTTGGCTGCCCGGTCATCAATGTTTCCAATAAGGCCATTGAAGAAACAGCAGGACTGATACTTGATATTCTAAAAAGTGAGAGGAGTTAA
- a CDS encoding AarF/ABC1/UbiB kinase family protein, producing the protein MLTDRLRRLNRYKEIGSLFVKYGFGYVLEEVGLFHILSLKDKVKAEVKDGNTQEMGYRIRCMLEELGPAFIKLGQLLSIRSDLLPDEIVKELELLQDQVPPVQVEEIKKKIKHEFGRPVTEIFHFFNEDYVAAASIGQVHEAVLHSGESVMVKVQRPGIKNIVLTDLEILRDFAKLIEQRYDWAQYYNITDMVEELSESIRRELDYSEEARNTDMVQLQFEDCDSIKVPLIFHDYSTTQILTMEKAEGIKLNELNAMVAGKEEKRKIADLLVSAFITQILKEGFFHGDPHPGNILYSLEKQQLVFIDFGQVGRLSASMRYHSASMMMGIIQQDTHRIVKAIFRMAYVPSDIDEQHFYDHVDGIRKTVELSSKDGLSLGLTVKELFAAAQEHRIILPKEMTMMGKALITIEGIISELDPTLDMIEIAKPYGEQLMRERYDPIKMGKRLLNQAEDLSDTFVNIPNQVENVLDKASKGDLKFEISLSEINRILNKFDRISNQVSFSLTLLAFSIVVLGLIVGATFGNNTILTSVPAIEIGFFIAFGMFLLIIYSILRSGRF; encoded by the coding sequence ATGTTGACGGACCGTTTGAGACGTTTAAATAGATACAAGGAGATTGGTTCCTTATTTGTGAAATATGGATTTGGCTATGTTTTGGAAGAAGTCGGCCTTTTCCATATTCTATCGCTAAAAGATAAAGTAAAAGCAGAAGTGAAAGATGGTAATACACAGGAAATGGGTTATCGCATCCGCTGTATGCTGGAGGAATTGGGCCCGGCCTTTATCAAGCTTGGACAGCTTCTCAGCATTAGGAGTGACCTGTTGCCCGATGAAATTGTAAAGGAATTGGAACTGCTCCAGGATCAGGTACCACCCGTCCAGGTAGAAGAAATAAAAAAGAAGATCAAGCATGAATTTGGCAGGCCTGTTACTGAAATCTTTCATTTTTTCAATGAAGATTATGTCGCCGCAGCTTCTATCGGACAGGTTCATGAAGCCGTTTTACACAGTGGAGAATCAGTCATGGTCAAAGTCCAGCGTCCGGGGATCAAGAATATTGTGCTTACTGACCTGGAGATTTTAAGGGATTTTGCAAAACTAATCGAACAGCGATACGACTGGGCGCAGTATTATAACATAACGGATATGGTTGAGGAACTTTCTGAATCAATCAGAAGGGAACTGGATTATTCTGAAGAGGCCCGGAATACAGATATGGTTCAACTGCAATTTGAGGATTGTGACTCAATTAAAGTTCCGCTAATCTTCCATGATTACTCCACAACCCAAATTCTCACCATGGAAAAGGCTGAAGGAATCAAACTGAATGAGTTAAACGCAATGGTTGCAGGAAAAGAAGAAAAACGAAAAATTGCAGATTTACTGGTAAGTGCATTTATAACTCAAATTCTTAAAGAAGGATTTTTTCATGGGGACCCGCATCCGGGTAATATCCTCTATAGCCTGGAAAAACAGCAGCTGGTGTTTATTGACTTTGGCCAGGTAGGAAGGCTTTCGGCAAGTATGAGATACCATTCCGCTTCGATGATGATGGGAATCATCCAGCAGGATACCCATCGCATTGTCAAGGCGATATTCCGGATGGCATATGTTCCATCCGACATAGATGAACAGCACTTTTATGACCACGTGGATGGCATCAGGAAAACAGTAGAACTCTCATCCAAAGATGGCCTGAGTCTAGGATTGACGGTCAAGGAGCTATTTGCGGCTGCCCAGGAACACCGGATTATCCTCCCAAAGGAAATGACGATGATGGGTAAAGCCCTGATCACAATAGAAGGGATCATTTCTGAGCTGGATCCAACCCTGGATATGATCGAGATTGCAAAACCTTATGGAGAACAGCTTATGAGGGAACGCTATGATCCGATCAAGATGGGGAAAAGGCTCTTGAATCAAGCAGAAGACTTATCAGATACATTTGTTAATATCCCAAATCAAGTTGAAAATGTCCTGGACAAGGCATCCAAAGGCGATTTAAAATTTGAAATCAGCCTTTCGGAAATCAATCGGATCCTCAATAAATTCGATCGGATCAGCAACCAGGTTTCTTTTAGCCTTACGCTGCTCGCCTTCAGTATTGTAGTCCTCGGTTTGATAGTAGGAGCGACTTTTGGGAATAATACGATATTGACTAGCGTACCTGCTATAGAAATAGGATTCTTCATAGCGTTCGGTATGTTTTTATTGATTATTTATTCGATTTTAAGATCGGGAAGATTTTAA
- the glsA gene encoding glutaminase A yields the protein MPCRTTDELNELVQKAKHYTFGGKVADYIPALAKANREELSVAIFHDDGTCVSAGDIQQKLSLQSVSKVLTLALALMDYGEEAVFDKVGYEPTGDPFNSIVKLEFSPSKPLNPMINAGALAVTHMIKGEDADDRFNRILTFIQDLAGNSSIGYSKEIADSEFETSDLNRALSYFLKQHGVIDEDVEELLMVYTKQCAIEMDCLDLARIGCVFAMDGLEPVTNRRLIPAHVARLCKTFMVTCGMYNASGEFAVRVGIPAKSGVSGGIMGSVPNRFGIGILGPALDEKGNSIGGIKLLEMMSAKYDMSMF from the coding sequence ATGCCATGCAGAACAACTGATGAATTGAATGAACTCGTTCAAAAAGCAAAACATTACACATTTGGCGGCAAGGTTGCAGATTATATTCCTGCACTGGCAAAAGCCAATCGTGAGGAGCTATCAGTCGCTATTTTCCATGATGACGGAACCTGTGTATCCGCTGGTGATATCCAGCAAAAGCTCTCATTGCAAAGTGTCTCCAAAGTTCTGACACTTGCACTGGCGCTGATGGATTATGGGGAAGAAGCAGTGTTTGATAAAGTGGGGTATGAACCAACAGGTGACCCATTCAATTCAATCGTCAAGCTGGAATTCAGTCCATCCAAACCTCTGAATCCGATGATTAATGCTGGAGCCCTTGCGGTGACACATATGATAAAAGGGGAGGATGCGGATGACAGGTTCAATCGAATCCTGACTTTTATCCAGGATCTTGCCGGCAATTCCTCAATCGGATATTCCAAGGAAATCGCCGATTCCGAATTCGAAACTTCCGACTTGAACAGAGCCTTAAGTTATTTTTTGAAGCAGCATGGCGTCATCGATGAAGATGTAGAAGAACTGCTGATGGTGTATACAAAGCAATGTGCGATTGAAATGGATTGTCTTGACCTTGCACGTATTGGCTGTGTCTTTGCAATGGACGGTTTGGAGCCTGTCACCAACCGCAGGCTGATTCCTGCACATGTGGCTCGCCTATGCAAGACCTTTATGGTCACTTGTGGAATGTATAATGCATCTGGAGAGTTCGCAGTCAGGGTTGGGATTCCTGCGAAGAGCGGAGTATCTGGCGGTATCATGGGCTCAGTACCGAACAGGTTTGGAATTGGCATTCTAGGGCCGGCACTTGATGAAAAGGGCAACAGCATTGGCGGTATCAAGCTATTGGAAATGATGTCTGCTAAATACGATATGAGCATGTTCTAG
- a CDS encoding helix-turn-helix transcriptional regulator — MSSIKLTKRQEEIVQIVKEDGPITGEQIAEKLKLTRATLRPDLAILTMAGSLEARPRVGYFFNKDKERLFEPTEVLNLKVKDYKGHPIVVQKSSSVYDAIVQMFLEDVGTLYAVDSEGCLAGVISRKDLLRAAIGNKNLEDLPVSVIMTRMPNIITVKPEETLLQAARKLVTNRIDSLPVVRELSSNPDSYEVIGRITKTTITKVYLEIAEQKSV; from the coding sequence GTGAGTTCTATTAAACTAACAAAACGGCAGGAAGAAATCGTTCAAATTGTAAAAGAGGATGGCCCGATTACCGGGGAGCAGATTGCCGAAAAACTGAAGCTGACACGGGCAACCCTTCGTCCCGATCTGGCAATCCTTACAATGGCAGGAAGTCTTGAAGCGAGGCCAAGAGTCGGCTATTTTTTCAATAAGGATAAAGAGAGATTATTCGAACCGACAGAGGTACTGAATTTGAAGGTGAAGGATTATAAAGGCCATCCAATTGTGGTGCAAAAATCTTCCTCTGTATATGATGCGATCGTCCAGATGTTCCTTGAGGATGTCGGGACTTTGTATGCTGTTGATTCAGAGGGTTGCCTGGCTGGAGTCATTTCGAGAAAGGATTTACTGAGGGCTGCGATTGGAAACAAGAACCTCGAAGATCTTCCTGTAAGCGTCATCATGACGAGGATGCCTAACATCATAACGGTAAAACCTGAAGAAACGCTGCTGCAGGCTGCCAGGAAACTGGTGACGAATAGAATCGATTCTCTCCCTGTTGTACGTGAACTCAGCAGCAACCCCGATTCATATGAGGTTATCGGGCGAATAACCAAAACAACGATAACCAAGGTATATTTAGAAATCGCAGAGCAAAAATCTGTCTAG
- the ppdK gene encoding pyruvate, phosphate dikinase, translating to MSKFVYLFNEGNSGMKEKLGGKGANLAEMTRIGLPVPFGFTISTEACNSYYDEGKTIPAEVQAQVLEALGELEKKTGKELGNPENPLLVSVRSGAVFSMPGMMDTILNLGMNDETVEGMAKLTNNPRFAYDSFRRFIQMFSDVVLDVDVFFFERLLEETREAKGYNSDPEMTAEDWKEVIEGYKNIVTKHTRKPFPQDPKEQLFLSINAVFDSWNNQRAIVYRRLNKIPSHLGTAVNIQSMVFGNMGDDSGTGVAFTRDPSTGESILYGEYLINAQGEDVVAGIRTPQPIQTLKDEMPAVYQQFVDTCNRLEQHYEDMQDIEFTVERGELFILQTRTGKRTAQAAIRIATELVKEGIIDKKTALLRVDPEQLDQLLHRRIDENYERNQLAKGLPASPGAATGKVVFDADEAELLANEGQKVILVRPETTPDDIHGIISAQAVVTSRGGMTSHAAVVARGMGKACICGCEAMKIDLHEKQFRVGEITVNHGDIITIDGGTGEIMLGEIPMIEPELSAEFQLLLSWADEERKIGVRANADNPEDSAKALEFGAGGIGLCRTEHMFMDAARVPIVQKMILAETFEERNAALDELLPMQQGDFEGILEVMQGLPVTIRLLDPPLHEFLPDKEELLVEITKLQILDPESKELKEKEALLKKVRQLDEFNPMLGHRGCRLGMIHPEIYEMQARAIFYAVAKLADKGIEAKPEIMIPLVGHVNELKEMRELVNAAALSIKEETGKEFEYTVGTMIEIPRAALTADQIAEEADFFSFGTNDLTQTTFGYSRDDAEGKFLQAYIEQKVLPENPFAVLDREGVGKLVETGVELGRKSKPGLKTGICGEHGGEKSSIEFCYNAGLDYVSCSPYRVPLARLAAAQATIRHEKNNEKEVVTAK from the coding sequence ATGTCTAAATTTGTGTATCTTTTTAATGAAGGAAACAGCGGAATGAAAGAAAAACTGGGTGGGAAGGGTGCAAACCTGGCGGAAATGACACGTATCGGTCTTCCGGTACCTTTCGGATTCACGATTTCGACAGAAGCGTGCAACTCCTATTACGATGAGGGGAAGACTATCCCGGCAGAAGTTCAGGCACAGGTTCTCGAAGCACTCGGTGAGCTTGAAAAGAAAACTGGAAAGGAACTTGGTAATCCGGAGAATCCCCTGCTAGTCTCTGTACGCTCTGGCGCAGTATTCTCAATGCCGGGAATGATGGATACAATCCTGAACCTTGGCATGAATGATGAGACAGTTGAAGGAATGGCGAAGCTTACAAACAACCCGCGTTTTGCGTACGATTCCTTTCGCCGCTTCATTCAGATGTTCAGTGATGTTGTCCTCGATGTTGATGTTTTCTTCTTCGAGCGATTACTGGAAGAAACAAGAGAAGCGAAAGGCTATAATTCAGACCCTGAGATGACTGCAGAAGATTGGAAGGAAGTAATCGAAGGATATAAGAATATCGTGACAAAGCATACGAGGAAGCCGTTTCCGCAGGATCCAAAAGAGCAGCTATTCCTGTCGATCAACGCAGTTTTTGACTCATGGAACAATCAACGGGCGATTGTTTACCGCCGTTTGAACAAAATTCCATCACATTTAGGCACAGCGGTAAATATCCAGAGCATGGTATTCGGGAACATGGGAGACGATTCAGGAACTGGTGTTGCTTTTACTAGGGACCCATCCACAGGCGAAAGCATTCTGTATGGAGAATACTTGATCAACGCTCAGGGAGAAGATGTTGTGGCAGGCATACGGACTCCTCAGCCAATCCAGACATTAAAAGATGAAATGCCTGCTGTTTATCAGCAATTCGTTGACACTTGCAACCGGCTTGAACAGCATTACGAGGACATGCAGGATATTGAATTTACTGTTGAACGCGGTGAGCTTTTCATCCTTCAGACACGTACAGGGAAACGCACCGCGCAGGCTGCTATCCGTATTGCAACAGAACTTGTGAAAGAAGGAATCATTGATAAAAAGACTGCCCTGCTCCGTGTTGATCCTGAACAGCTTGACCAGCTACTTCACCGCAGGATTGACGAGAATTATGAACGCAACCAGCTGGCTAAAGGCCTTCCTGCATCACCTGGTGCAGCAACTGGCAAGGTTGTTTTTGATGCAGATGAAGCAGAGCTGCTGGCAAATGAAGGCCAAAAGGTCATCCTGGTGCGTCCCGAAACCACTCCTGATGATATCCATGGCATCATTTCCGCCCAGGCTGTCGTAACCAGCCGTGGCGGTATGACTAGTCACGCTGCAGTAGTTGCTCGCGGAATGGGTAAAGCATGTATTTGCGGATGCGAAGCGATGAAAATCGATTTACACGAAAAGCAGTTCCGAGTCGGTGAAATTACCGTGAACCATGGGGATATCATCACGATTGATGGGGGAACAGGAGAAATCATGCTCGGCGAAATCCCGATGATTGAACCTGAGTTATCTGCGGAGTTCCAATTATTACTGTCATGGGCAGATGAGGAGCGTAAAATTGGCGTCCGCGCGAATGCAGATAATCCTGAGGATTCCGCGAAAGCTCTGGAATTTGGAGCTGGCGGCATTGGTCTTTGCCGTACAGAGCATATGTTCATGGACGCTGCAAGGGTGCCGATTGTTCAGAAGATGATCCTGGCAGAAACATTTGAAGAGCGGAACGCTGCTTTGGATGAACTCCTGCCGATGCAGCAGGGAGATTTTGAAGGAATTCTGGAAGTGATGCAGGGACTGCCTGTAACGATTCGCTTGCTTGACCCTCCATTGCATGAGTTCCTTCCTGATAAAGAAGAACTTTTGGTGGAGATTACAAAACTTCAAATCTTAGACCCGGAATCAAAGGAACTTAAGGAAAAAGAAGCATTGCTGAAGAAAGTGCGCCAGCTTGATGAGTTTAATCCGATGCTTGGCCATCGCGGCTGCCGACTTGGAATGATCCATCCTGAAATATATGAAATGCAGGCTAGAGCAATCTTTTATGCAGTAGCGAAACTGGCTGATAAAGGAATCGAGGCGAAGCCTGAAATCATGATTCCGCTAGTCGGCCATGTGAATGAACTGAAAGAAATGCGTGAACTTGTAAATGCAGCAGCACTTAGTATAAAAGAAGAAACAGGCAAGGAGTTCGAATATACAGTGGGAACGATGATTGAAATCCCGCGTGCAGCCCTGACTGCTGATCAGATTGCTGAGGAAGCAGACTTCTTCTCATTTGGGACGAATGACCTGACACAGACGACTTTCGGATACAGCCGTGACGATGCAGAGGGCAAATTCCTTCAGGCATATATCGAGCAAAAAGTCCTTCCTGAAAATCCATTTGCTGTCCTTGATCGCGAGGGAGTGGGCAAATTGGTGGAGACAGGTGTGGAACTGGGCCGAAAATCAAAGCCTGGTTTGAAGACTGGAATTTGCGGGGAGCATGGCGGAGAGAAGAGTTCGATTGAATTCTGCTATAATGCTGGACTTGACTACGTCAGCTGCTCTCCTTACCGGGTGCCGCTTGCAAGACTTGCAGCTGCACAGGCAACAATCCGTCACGAAAAAAATAATGAAAAAGAAGTTGTAACAGCTAAATAG
- a CDS encoding LysM peptidoglycan-binding domain-containing protein, whose amino-acid sequence MAVHIVKSGENLWSISKTHGVTIQNIVEVNGLPSANFIVPGLALYIPDKQPIIRFYKIKAGDTLWKLSLQFNTSINNILNANPGLDPNRLYIGQNINIPSPIKPQFSTLGFIVPGSSPTFLNDLAEIAPHLTYLAVAAFSFTEEGYAYVTGDDVPIVIQSNELNIIPLLMVQNTTSAGFSKELAGRVLSSPAYRRNLVASLVNLALKRGYRGISVDLEFIPPPQREDFNTFLKELKTAMGSLIMHVNVHAKTEDIPSNPIIGAYDYKKIGEIADIVAVMTIDYGYPSGPPDPVSPLWWIALVVRYSLTLIPREKLQIGLPLYGHDKIVSSTQFRALSVLDAQNLAISTGSVIQYDSAAKSPWFRYWRGTEEHIVWFEDIRSYIEKYRLIDLYGLNGATYWQLSFRAPQNWAYLDKADIV is encoded by the coding sequence ATGGCTGTCCACATCGTGAAATCAGGAGAAAACCTCTGGTCCATTTCCAAAACGCATGGGGTAACGATTCAAAATATAGTGGAAGTTAATGGTCTTCCTTCGGCAAATTTTATCGTTCCAGGACTTGCCCTTTACATACCAGACAAGCAACCGATCATCAGGTTTTATAAAATTAAAGCCGGTGACACATTGTGGAAACTTTCGCTGCAATTCAATACAAGTATAAACAATATACTAAATGCCAATCCCGGTCTGGATCCAAACAGATTATATATTGGCCAGAACATCAACATACCTTCTCCTATCAAACCACAGTTCTCCACTTTAGGATTTATCGTCCCTGGTTCTTCTCCAACATTCCTGAACGATTTAGCAGAAATTGCACCTCACCTTACTTACCTGGCAGTTGCAGCATTTTCCTTCACAGAAGAAGGATATGCGTATGTAACAGGTGATGATGTCCCTATCGTCATTCAAAGCAATGAATTGAATATCATTCCGTTGTTAATGGTTCAAAATACAACATCCGCAGGTTTTAGTAAAGAACTTGCAGGAAGAGTTCTGTCATCGCCAGCATATCGAAGGAATCTTGTGGCAAGCCTGGTCAATCTCGCTTTAAAAAGAGGATACCGGGGGATCAGCGTAGACCTGGAATTTATTCCGCCTCCTCAGCGAGAGGATTTCAATACATTCCTCAAGGAACTGAAAACAGCAATGGGCAGTCTTATCATGCATGTGAATGTCCATGCAAAGACTGAAGATATACCTTCCAATCCAATCATAGGAGCTTATGATTATAAGAAAATCGGTGAGATTGCTGATATCGTCGCTGTGATGACGATTGATTATGGGTATCCGAGCGGTCCGCCGGATCCAGTTTCGCCGCTTTGGTGGATCGCACTCGTTGTCAGATATTCATTGACCCTTATCCCTCGGGAAAAGTTACAGATTGGCCTTCCGCTATATGGACATGACAAAATAGTATCCTCTACTCAGTTTCGTGCCCTTTCCGTGCTGGATGCGCAAAATCTTGCCATCTCAACAGGTTCAGTCATTCAATATGATTCAGCAGCAAAGTCACCCTGGTTCAGGTACTGGAGAGGAACGGAGGAACACATCGTCTGGTTTGAAGATATCCGCAGCTATATCGAGAAATACAGGCTGATTGATTTATATGGATTGAATGGAGCAACCTACTGGCAACTAAGCTTCCGGGCTCCCCAAAACTGGGCTTATCTTGATAAGGCCGATATAGTTTAG